DNA from Candidatus Binatota bacterium:
TATACCGAAACGTCAACACCAGAGGAGGCCACGCCAGAGACCACTCGGTAGACGTTGCTACCCACCAGCAGGACGGTGCCGGCCAGCAGCACGCTGACCGCGATAGAGGTTATGGTGACGCTGCTTATGACCGGCGTAGCGAGAATGCTGTCAACGGCGCGGCGAACGAAAAACGAGATTGGTTGCAGCTGGGGTCGTCCCCGGCTCACTGAACGCGGTCCGGGCGGTCTTCCCCCAGGCGGCTGTCTTCTACTATGCGCCCGCCGGCCATCACGAGCATGCGACACGAAAGCTGCTCAAGCGCGTCCATGTCGTGGGTAGCCATCAGCACGGTGGTGCCACGACGGTTTACTTCCTGCAGAAGCTCGAGAATTTCGGCTGTGGTATCGGGATCGAGGCTGCCGGTAGGTTCGTCGGCGAGCAGCAGCACCGGATCGTTGACAAGAGAGCGTGCCAGGGCCACCCGCTGTCGCTCACCGCTGGCCAGGTGCAGCGGCAGCATGTCGCCGTAGTCCTCCATGCCCATCATGCACAGCAGGTCGTCGGCCCTGCGACGAGCCTCTGTGCAGGACACGCCGCCAACCTCGGCCGCGAGGGCAACGTTCTCACGCACGCTCAAGCGATCGATCAGGCGGGAGTCCTGAAACACCAGGCCCATCTCGCGCCTGAGAGCGGCCAGCGCGTCGCTCTCCATGCAGTCAAGGTTGCGACCGTTGACAACGCCCGTACCCACGGTGGCCATCTCATCGCCGAACAGTATGCGCATGAGCGTAGTCTTGCCCGCACCGCTGGCGCCGGTGAGCAGCACGAACTCTCCCGGCTCCACGTGCAGCGACACCGAGTCAACCGCTGGGTCGAGGCGCCCCTTAAAAGATTTACCTATGTTGTTAAGCCGGATCATCTGAAACCCGGGAGCCGCGTACGGCCCCCTCCTCTCTCCTCTCAAGGTGTTCCTGCGAACACCACCTGCACCACACCCTCTTGCCGGCGGCCGCGTAGCCGATACCGCGTTGCCACGATCAGCCTCCCAGCAGGGTTTCTATTCTCTTCCTGAGCTCCGCGCTTGGGCGCCCACCCTCGGCGGGCAGCGGGCCAATGTACTTACCCTGTACACGCCCCTCACGATCGATCAGGAAGGTCTCCGGATAACCGGTTATACCATACAGTGTACCTACTTGACCGTCGGGGTCCAAGAGGATCTCGAAGTCAAGGGGGCTTCGCTCGAGAAATTCTTTAACCCGAGCCGGTTCGTCGTCGCCCGCCAGGCCCACCACGCGCAGGCCACGGTCCTTGTAGTCGGCCGCCAGCTCGTTGAGCAGGGGCATCTCTTCTATGCAGGGCGGGCACCAGGTGGCCCACAGGTTGAGCAGCACCGTACTGCCGCGGTAACCCGACAACTTGCGCACGGCGCCATCGGGCCGCACAAGCATGAAATCAGGGGCTTTCTGGCCGCGCGACAAGCCCGACGTGCTGTTGCAGCCCGGCAGGGCAAGCAAGCCCAGGGCCAGCACTACCACCGCCGCCGGGGTGCCCAGGCCCCGCAGCAACGCCCCCCTGCGCCAGAAAAGCCAAGCCAGGCCTCCCGTTACCATCGCCGCGGCAATGAACTGGGCCTGGGTCAGGCCCAGTCCCACCAGCGGGTTTACCCGCAGAAACTCTACCCCAAAGCGCACAGAACCGGCCAGTACACAGTAAAGAGCGAACATCGTGCCGCGGGGCAGGTCGCGACGACGAAGCCCCCACAACACGCCAAAAACAGCCATGTAGCCGGCAAACTCGTACAGTGGGGTCGGGTGCACGAGCACGCCCGGAGCGTGTGGCCAGCCTATAATCGCTTTTTCGTAAGCCACGCCCCAGGGCACGGAAGTCACCTTGCCCCAGTCGCCATCACCCGCCACGTGGCAACCCACCCGGCCCAGCGCCTGGCCCAGGGCGAGCGCCGGCGCACAGCACTCGAGCACGGTAGGGAAATCGAAGTGATTGCGTTTTGCCAGTAGCCAGGCCACGGCCGCGCCACCGATCAGCCCCCCGTACCACACGAAACCCGCGCCCGAGAGCAACGCCTGCAACGGGTTGCGGGCAAGGGCCGACAGGTCGTTGGTGAGCGAGAGCAGGCGCGAGCCCAGCAGACCGGCCACGAACACCCACACGAGATAGTTCCACATCTTATCACCGTCGCCACCGCGACGGCGGAACTCGCTTACGGCGGCCATGGAGCCAAAGTAGAAGCCGGCGGCCATCATCACGCCGAAGCTGTAGACCGTGAACGGGCCCAGGCTGAACAGTACCGGATGCACGCCGGCAACATAGCAAGCACAGCCTCCCGCTACGACAGCCGGTACGCGCTCTTTTATTCAGCTCGGGCCGGGGGATAACTTCGGGCATGACCAACGAAACCGTCTGGCGTATCTACGGATCCGAGCTTTCGCCTTATTCGCTCAAGGCCAGGGCTTACTTTCACTACAAGCAGATCCCCCACGAGTGGATCATCCGCAGCCAGGACCGCATGGAAGAATTCCAGCGCTACGCCAAGCTGCCGCTGGTTCCGCTGGTGGTATCGCCCGACGAGGAGGCCATGCAGGACTCCACGCCCATCATCGAAAAACTCGAACAGCGTTTTGTCGAACCGTCCCTGCAGCCGCCCGACCCGGTGTCGGCCTTCGTATCAGTGCTTCTCGAAGAATACGGCGACGAGTGGGTCAACAAGCCCATGTTTCACTACCGCTGGTCGCGTGAAGCCGACCAGGATTCGGCCGCCGGTCGCCTGGCCGTCGACATGCTCCCCCCCGACTCCGACGAGCAAACGCTCTCCGGGGTGGCCGACGTCATCAAGCAGCGCATGGTTCCCCGGCTGTCGTTCGTGGGCAGCAACGAAGGCACCGCACCCATAATAGAAGAGTCTTTCGCCACGCTCACTTCCCTGCTCGAAACCCACCTCGCTGAGCGGCCTTATCTTTTCGGTGGCCGTCCCTGCATGGCCGACTTCGGCATCGCGCCACAGCTATACCAATGCCTGACCGACCCGACTGCCGGTGGGCTGCTGCGCGACAACAGCCCGGCTGTTACTGCATGGTGCGAGCGCATGCTCACCCCGAAGGTGCAGGGTAAGTTCGAAACCTGGGATGCGTTGGCCGCCACGCTCGAGCCCCTGCTCGCAAAAGAACTGGCGGCCGTGTTCCTACCCTGGTCAACGGCCAACGCCGTCGCCTTGGCCCGGGGCGACGAGAAGTTCGAAGTGGACCTGAACGGCCGACCCTTCGTGCAGCAGACACAGAAGTACCACGCGCGCTCGCTGACCGCGCTCAAGCAGAAATACGCCGATGCGGCCGCGCAGGCCGACGACGAGTCGAAGCTCACCCCCCTGCTCAAACGCAGCGGCTGCCTCGACTGGCTGGCCTGTTGAGCGAGTTATTTTCCTGACGCGGCGCGCCACGGCCCGCGTTCTAACCACTGCCTGCGCCTAGTTCGCGCGGGCATATCACGGGCGAAATAGTTTTTCTCCGGTTGTGTCAGATTAGCATTGACCCGAAGTGGTAAAACGTGATGTTTTTGTTCGCGTTCTGCAATTCGCCTTTCTGACCTGCGGTTCCCCCGACGCCACCTCCAGCCAGCCGCTCTATAAACGAAAGGCAAGGGGGGCCGATGAAAATACCGGCAGGTAATCTCAACTTCGCTTTGCTCGGACTCGTGGCTGCACGAAGCTCCGGTGTACACGGCTACCAACTCAAGACCGAGTTTGAGGCCCTCTGCGAAGATTTCTGGCAACTGAATTACGGCCGACTCTACCGGGCGCTCGACAACCTCGAGACCAGCGGGGAACTGGTCGGCGAACAGCAGGTGCAGATCGGCCGGCCCAACCGTAAGGTCTACCGCATCACGAGCAAGGGTGAGCAGAGTCTTGATGACTGGCTGCTGCAGCCACTCTCCGACGAGCCCCGCCCGCTGCGCGACGAGTTGTCGTTGCGCCTCTTGTTCCAACGCCACCGCGACCCCCTGAAAGTACAGCGCCTGGTCTGCGAGCAACGCGCCATCTACATGTCTCGCCTGGCCCGCGTCGCACGACGGCGCAGGAAGCTGGACGGCATAGATTTTGAGTCCACCGTCACCCGGCTGGTGATGGACGGACTGGAGATGCGGGTGAAGGCCGACCTTTCCTGGCTCGAACACGTAGAGCACACGTTGCTCGAAGAAATGGCCGCGGCCGCTGCGACCACCATCCGCGACCAATCAACAGGGAGAACTAACCCATGATTCGTTTTAAAAACGTCCACAAGACATTCGGCACCGGCGATAACCAGGTCTGCGCGGCCCAGGGCATAGACCTCGAGATCCCGGTCGGCCAGCTCTGCGGCATCATGGGTCCGAGCGGTTCGGGCAAAAGCACCCTGCTGCACATAGCCGCCGGCCTGGTGGACGCCGACAAGGGCTCGGTGAGCATAGGCGCGCGCGACGTATCGCGCATGACCGCCGAGGAACTCACACTCATGCGCAGGCGCGAGGTGGGCGTGGTCTTCCAATTTTTCAACCTGCTGCCCTATCTCGACGCGCGCGAAAACGTGGAGCTGCCGCTCTTGCTTGACGCCGTCAGCACGGATGAACGCAGGAATCGCGCCACCAAGGCGCTCGAGATGGTGGGCCTGCTCCACCGCGCTACGCATCGTCCGCCGCAGATGTCAGGCGGCGAAATGCAGCGCGTGGCCATCGCCAGGGCGCTGGTGATCTCGCCCAGACTCGTACTGGCCGACGAACCAACTGGCAACCTCGACTCGGCCGCCGGCCGCCAGATCATAAGCCTGCTGCGCGACATCAACGACAGCACGGGTGTCACCATGCTGGTGGTCACCCACGACCCTGTGTGGGCGGCCAACTGCGACCGCGTGGTACGGCTGGTGGACGGGCTGGTGAGCGAGGACACCTACCTGAAACCTCGGGATAACGGTGACAGCAAACCCAACGAGCGGGGCGCGGTGGCAGAAACCAGCGGCAAAAACGGAGGCAAGGCCGCCGCGGTCCTGCAGTAAGAAACAGTGTTGCGACTTTTCACCCTGGTCTCTC
Protein-coding regions in this window:
- a CDS encoding ATP-binding cassette domain-containing protein → MIRLNNIGKSFKGRLDPAVDSVSLHVEPGEFVLLTGASGAGKTTLMRILFGDEMATVGTGVVNGRNLDCMESDALAALRREMGLVFQDSRLIDRLSVRENVALAAEVGGVSCTEARRRADDLLCMMGMEDYGDMLPLHLASGERQRVALARSLVNDPVLLLADEPTGSLDPDTTAEILELLQEVNRRGTTVLMATHDMDALEQLSCRMLVMAGGRIVEDSRLGEDRPDRVQ
- a CDS encoding redoxin domain-containing protein, giving the protein MHPVLFSLGPFTVYSFGVMMAAGFYFGSMAAVSEFRRRGGDGDKMWNYLVWVFVAGLLGSRLLSLTNDLSALARNPLQALLSGAGFVWYGGLIGGAAVAWLLAKRNHFDFPTVLECCAPALALGQALGRVGCHVAGDGDWGKVTSVPWGVAYEKAIIGWPHAPGVLVHPTPLYEFAGYMAVFGVLWGLRRRDLPRGTMFALYCVLAGSVRFGVEFLRVNPLVGLGLTQAQFIAAAMVTGGLAWLFWRRGALLRGLGTPAAVVVLALGLLALPGCNSTSGLSRGQKAPDFMLVRPDGAVRKLSGYRGSTVLLNLWATWCPPCIEEMPLLNELAADYKDRGLRVVGLAGDDEPARVKEFLERSPLDFEILLDPDGQVGTLYGITGYPETFLIDREGRVQGKYIGPLPAEGGRPSAELRKRIETLLGG
- a CDS encoding glutathione S-transferase family protein; translation: MTNETVWRIYGSELSPYSLKARAYFHYKQIPHEWIIRSQDRMEEFQRYAKLPLVPLVVSPDEEAMQDSTPIIEKLEQRFVEPSLQPPDPVSAFVSVLLEEYGDEWVNKPMFHYRWSREADQDSAAGRLAVDMLPPDSDEQTLSGVADVIKQRMVPRLSFVGSNEGTAPIIEESFATLTSLLETHLAERPYLFGGRPCMADFGIAPQLYQCLTDPTAGGLLRDNSPAVTAWCERMLTPKVQGKFETWDALAATLEPLLAKELAAVFLPWSTANAVALARGDEKFEVDLNGRPFVQQTQKYHARSLTALKQKYADAAAQADDESKLTPLLKRSGCLDWLAC
- a CDS encoding PadR family transcriptional regulator produces the protein MKIPAGNLNFALLGLVAARSSGVHGYQLKTEFEALCEDFWQLNYGRLYRALDNLETSGELVGEQQVQIGRPNRKVYRITSKGEQSLDDWLLQPLSDEPRPLRDELSLRLLFQRHRDPLKVQRLVCEQRAIYMSRLARVARRRRKLDGIDFESTVTRLVMDGLEMRVKADLSWLEHVEHTLLEEMAAAAATTIRDQSTGRTNP
- a CDS encoding ABC transporter ATP-binding protein; amino-acid sequence: MIRFKNVHKTFGTGDNQVCAAQGIDLEIPVGQLCGIMGPSGSGKSTLLHIAAGLVDADKGSVSIGARDVSRMTAEELTLMRRREVGVVFQFFNLLPYLDARENVELPLLLDAVSTDERRNRATKALEMVGLLHRATHRPPQMSGGEMQRVAIARALVISPRLVLADEPTGNLDSAAGRQIISLLRDINDSTGVTMLVVTHDPVWAANCDRVVRLVDGLVSEDTYLKPRDNGDSKPNERGAVAETSGKNGGKAAAVLQ